Proteins co-encoded in one Brassica oleracea var. oleracea cultivar TO1000 chromosome C4, BOL, whole genome shotgun sequence genomic window:
- the LOC106338892 gene encoding zinc finger BED domain-containing protein RICESLEEPER 1-like: protein MSRITKVETGKISRGSLPLDVKTRWNSTYLMLTTAQKFKVAFNKMVTEDNLYNDYFCEIEAGAKRIGPPDHSDWNAVDKLCRFLVIFYNSTLVVSASTSLNSHKCYEEVVTIATNLMALVNSYDPELKSKATEILKKFDKYWDGLKNLNKMLMVATVFDPNKKLELCF from the exons ATGTCACGGATCACAAAG GTTGAGACGGGTAAGATATCAAGAGGAAGCTTGCCTTTGGATGTCAAGACAAGGTGGAATTCAACATACCTGATGTTGACAACAGCTCAGAAGTTCAAGGTGGCATTCAACAAGATGGTGACAGAAGACAACCTGTACAACGACTATTTCTGTGAGATTGAAGCTGGTGCTAAAAGGATTGGTCCTCCTGATCATAGCGATTGGAATGCAGTTGATAAATTATGCAGGTTTCTTGTGATCTTTTACAACTCAACCTTGGTGGTATCAGCTTCAACTTCTCTTAATTCCCACAAGTGTTATGAAGAGGTGGTAACCATTGCAACAAATCTGATGGCACTCGTCAACAGCTATGATCCTGAGTTGAAGTCCAAGGCAACAGAAATTTTGAAAAAATTCGATAAGTATTGGGATGGCCTCAAGAATTTGAACAAGATGCTGATGGTTGCTACTGTCTTTGATCCAAACAAGAAGTTAGAGCTT TGCTTTTAG